AAAGCAGTCCCTTGTCTTGGAGGGCGAGAATTTACATAGGGTTGTGGGCTTTACCTACCGGGATGCAAGCGATGATTTGCTACTATCCCGCTGATGATTCATGATGGTAACATTTCTTGATGAGGCAACGAGGAGGGAAAATCAAGTTGACGTCAAACAACCCGCTCATCGATGAGAACATGGTCCAGACCATATTGGAGACCGGGAATACCGCCGCCGGGTTGCCTCCAAGGGTGGAAGTCCTGGAGAAGCACGGTCTGCCCTACGACCGGGAGGCGGAGAACGTGGTGATCAGCGGCTGCCAGGTTATGTACCTCCTCCCGCAGGTCATAGCCTCCCTGGCCCGGGTGCTGGAAAAGGGAGGTATGTCCTACACCTTCCTCTCCCGGGAGTACTGCTGCGGCAATTACCTTTATCGCCCGGCCATCCAGGCTCGCGACCAGGAAGCAATGGAGGAATGCCGGGAACTCTCCCGGAAGTTCGTGGCCCTGAACCTTGAAAAAGCCGGAGAACTCGGGGCCCGGCGCCTCATCATCTTCTGTTCTCCCTGCTACCCGATCTACCGGCACGCCTTCCCGGAGGAGGACATAGTCTTCTATCCCCAGGCCTTGGCCGAGGTCATGGACGTCATCCCCTGGGAAGGGGAAGTGGATTATTACGCGGGATGTTACCGCCTGCACCGGAAATTTTCACCCGTGCCCATGGACCTGGAATCCGCGGAGGAAGTATTTTCCAGGTTAAGAGGCCTGCAGGTAAACCGCATCGGCGCCCCGAGCTGCTGCTACAAGCCCGAGGGAATAGCCCACCTGGTGGACAACCTCCGCGCGGACACGCTGGTCACCATCTGCACGGGCTGTTACGGCCAGGCGCTGGCCGCGGTGCCGCTGGAGAAGGGGGTTGAGGTACTCATGCTTCCCCAGCTGGTGGAGAAGGCCATGGAGGGCCGGG
This window of the Actinomycetota bacterium genome carries:
- a CDS encoding (Fe-S)-binding protein gives rise to the protein MTSNNPLIDENMVQTILETGNTAAGLPPRVEVLEKHGLPYDREAENVVISGCQVMYLLPQVIASLARVLEKGGMSYTFLSREYCCGNYLYRPAIQARDQEAMEECRELSRKFVALNLEKAGELGARRLIIFCSPCYPIYRHAFPEEDIVFYPQALAEVMDVIPWEGEVDYYAGCYRLHRKFSPVPMDLESAEEVFSRLRGLQVNRIGAPSCCYKPEGIAHLVDNLRADTLVTICTGCYGQALAAVPLEKGVEVLMLPQLVEKAMEGRDAS